A DNA window from Pseudomonas resinovorans NBRC 106553 contains the following coding sequences:
- a CDS encoding transposase has protein sequence MVNYRRARVPGACYFINLALKDRQRDLLVRFQDELRCALRQAMARSPFGLPALVVLPDHLHLLMDLPPGDADFSSRVRRLKSAFVSLLHEKPDAGLAFNAKGEANIWQRRFWEHLIRDERDYIAHVDYIHFNPVKHGLVGAVRDWPLSSFHRFVERGVLPVDWAGGAEADVLGAGE, from the coding sequence ATGGTCAATTACCGCAGGGCCCGTGTGCCAGGTGCCTGCTACTTCATCAACCTGGCACTCAAGGACCGGCAACGGGATCTGCTCGTTCGCTTTCAGGACGAGTTGCGCTGTGCCTTGAGGCAGGCGATGGCGCGATCACCTTTCGGGTTGCCGGCCTTGGTGGTACTGCCAGACCACCTGCATTTGTTGATGGACCTGCCACCTGGCGATGCGGACTTTTCGTCCCGGGTGCGCCGGCTGAAATCCGCCTTCGTCTCGCTGTTGCACGAGAAGCCCGATGCTGGCCTGGCTTTCAATGCCAAGGGAGAAGCCAACATCTGGCAGCGCCGTTTTTGGGAGCATCTGATCCGTGACGAACGGGACTACATTGCCCATGTCGATTACATTCACTTCAATCCGGTCAAGCATGGTTTGGTGGGCGCCGTGCGGGATTGGCCTCTTTCAAGTTTTCACCGTTTCGTCGAGCGAGGCGTGCTGCCGGTAGATTGGGCGGGCGGTGCGGAAGCGGATGTTCTCGGTGCGGGGGAATGA
- a CDS encoding alpha-2-macroglobulin, giving the protein MPKKGLLLALALSLLSACDSSTPEQAASKSPAAVAEQAARPAVDTAALAKRFAGRELRVVDVSEVQLEGASALSVTFSVPLDPEQKFAERLHLVDSKDGKVDGAWELSDNLMELRLRHLEPKRKLVLTIDPGLVAVNDARLAEEHITRLETRDLQATVGFASRGSLLPTRLAEGLPVIALNVDAVDVDFFRVKAEALPGFLARWGKRGTLDIWESRELLKMADLVYTGRFDLKPARNTRETLLLPIANLEPMKQPGVYLAVMKEAGSYEYSNPATLFTLSDIGLSAHRYNDRLDVFTQALEGGAAQAGIALELLDGEGRVLAQGKTDGKGHAELPLPPKAEVLLARKDEQTSLLRLSAPALDLAEFDIAGPASHALQFFVFGPRDLYRPGETVLLNALLRDADGRAVAGQPVTVEVRRPDEQVSRRFVWEAGEGGLYQHQLALAAEAPTGRWQLLFDLGDGKPQLYEFLVEDFLPERMALELKGGERPFAPGDNARFQVSGRYLYGAPASGNRLSGQLYVRPLRDAVQALPGYQFGSVTEDELKQDIELDETELDADGKTELNIESRWAEAKSPLQLILQASLQESGGRPITRRLVQPVWPAERLPGVRALFDGEETDADSLAEFELLVADPEGNKLAADNLKVRLVRERRDYYWNYSDSDGWTYHYNEKYLNLSEEQVRVAAGGTAKVSFPVEWGPYRVEVEDPQTGITSSLRFWAGYRWQDNAEGGAVRPDQVKLALDKPAYQAGDTAQVTVTPPSAGSGYLLVESSDGPLWWQPIEVPAEGKRFDIPLAKDWARHDLYVSALVIRPGERKANVTPKRAVGLLHLPLDRAPRKLALSLSAPEKMRPMQPLKVQVQAKNADGSVPKSVNVLVAAVDVGILNITRFATPDPFATLFGRKAYGADQLDVYGQLIEAGQGRLATLAFGGDAALAGGGKRPQTSVTIVALQSTPVTLDDQGQGEVSLDIPEFNGELRLMAQAWTDERYGMAEAKTVVAAPLVAELAAPRFLAGGDETTLALDLTNLSGKPQRLDINVESAGQLDLTQSAGGQTAPVQLADGQRTTLRIPVRAVGGYGQGSFKVTVNGLELPGENLPPFSREWTLGVRPAYPAQLKQFRAVLKSEPWDLPAGTLEAFEPNGREALLQLSSRPPLNLGEQIRALKAYPYGCAEQTTSGLYPSLYADAASLQRLGLEGEPDEARRKAIELGIERLLGMQRYNGSFGLWSADGEEEYWLTAYVTDFLLRARDQGFAVPPEALKKASERLLRYLQERSLIEVSYSQNADHTRFAVQAYAGYVLARSQQAPLGALRSLWERRADARSGLPLVQLAVAFKLMGDAPRADQVLELGLRIPRESRDWLADYGSPLRDQALILALLEEHDLAAGVREERLFTLSDLLAGERWLSTQERNALYLAGRGLLGKPEPNWTAQLRVGEQHRELSNQQPGIKLDAALLSEPLSVIASSSAPIYQQLTLSGYPLAAPAAGGENLSIRREFLGMNGQRLDLNALESGELVLVHLAIEAKERVPDALVVDLLPAGLELENQNLAQSAASLDDASSAVKEWQKSMQNAAIKHQEFRDDRYVAALDVGEYGATHILYLARAVTPGTYRVPPPTVESMYRPNWQALGEAPDKLVVRGK; this is encoded by the coding sequence ATGCCGAAGAAAGGACTACTTCTGGCCCTGGCGCTGAGCCTGCTCAGCGCTTGCGATTCCTCCACCCCCGAGCAGGCGGCGAGCAAGTCGCCTGCGGCGGTCGCCGAGCAGGCGGCGCGCCCGGCGGTCGACACCGCGGCGCTGGCCAAGCGCTTTGCCGGTCGCGAGCTACGGGTGGTGGACGTCTCCGAGGTGCAACTGGAGGGCGCCAGCGCCCTGTCGGTGACCTTCTCGGTACCGCTGGACCCGGAGCAGAAGTTCGCCGAACGCCTGCACCTGGTGGACAGCAAGGACGGCAAGGTGGACGGTGCCTGGGAGCTGTCCGACAACCTGATGGAGCTGCGCCTGCGCCACCTGGAGCCCAAGCGCAAGCTGGTGCTGACCATCGACCCCGGTCTGGTGGCGGTGAACGATGCGCGCCTGGCCGAAGAGCACATCACCCGCCTGGAAACCCGCGACCTGCAGGCCACCGTCGGCTTCGCCAGCCGTGGCTCGCTGTTGCCCACCCGCCTGGCCGAAGGCCTGCCGGTGATCGCGCTGAACGTCGACGCGGTGGATGTGGACTTCTTCCGGGTCAAGGCCGAGGCGCTGCCGGGCTTCCTCGCCCGCTGGGGCAAGCGCGGCACCCTGGATATCTGGGAGTCCCGCGAGCTGCTGAAAATGGCCGACCTGGTCTACACCGGGCGCTTCGACCTCAAGCCTGCGCGCAACACCCGCGAGACCCTGCTGCTGCCCATCGCCAACCTCGAGCCGATGAAGCAGCCGGGCGTCTACCTGGCCGTGATGAAAGAAGCCGGCAGCTATGAATACTCCAACCCGGCGACCCTCTTCACCCTGAGCGATATCGGCCTCTCGGCGCACCGTTACAACGACCGCCTGGACGTCTTCACCCAGGCCCTGGAAGGCGGCGCCGCCCAGGCCGGGATCGCCCTCGAACTGCTGGACGGCGAGGGCCGCGTCCTGGCCCAGGGCAAGACCGACGGCAAGGGCCACGCCGAACTGCCCTTACCGCCCAAGGCCGAAGTGCTGCTCGCCCGCAAGGACGAACAGACCAGCCTGCTGCGCCTGTCCGCGCCGGCGCTGGACCTGGCCGAGTTCGATATCGCCGGCCCCGCCAGCCATGCCCTGCAGTTCTTCGTCTTCGGTCCGCGCGACCTCTACCGTCCCGGCGAAACCGTGCTGCTCAACGCCCTGCTGCGCGACGCCGACGGCCGTGCGGTGGCCGGCCAGCCGGTGACCGTGGAAGTACGTCGCCCGGACGAGCAGGTCAGCCGCCGCTTCGTCTGGGAAGCCGGCGAGGGCGGCCTCTATCAGCACCAGCTGGCCCTGGCCGCCGAGGCCCCCACCGGTCGCTGGCAGCTGCTCTTCGACCTGGGCGACGGCAAGCCGCAGCTCTACGAGTTCCTGGTGGAAGACTTCCTCCCCGAGCGCATGGCCCTGGAGCTCAAGGGCGGCGAGCGGCCCTTCGCGCCGGGCGACAACGCCCGCTTCCAGGTGTCCGGTCGCTACCTCTACGGCGCGCCGGCCTCGGGCAACCGCCTGAGCGGCCAGCTCTACGTGCGCCCGCTGCGTGACGCGGTGCAGGCGCTGCCCGGCTACCAGTTCGGCTCGGTGACCGAGGACGAACTCAAGCAGGACATCGAGCTCGACGAAACCGAACTCGACGCCGACGGCAAGACCGAGTTGAACATCGAAAGCCGCTGGGCCGAGGCCAAGTCGCCGCTGCAACTGATCCTCCAGGCCAGCCTGCAGGAATCCGGCGGTCGCCCCATCACCCGTCGCCTGGTGCAGCCGGTGTGGCCGGCCGAGCGCCTGCCGGGCGTTCGGGCCCTGTTCGACGGCGAGGAGACCGACGCCGACAGCCTGGCCGAGTTCGAACTGCTGGTGGCCGACCCCGAAGGCAACAAGCTGGCCGCCGACAACCTCAAGGTGCGCCTGGTGCGCGAGCGCCGCGACTACTACTGGAACTACTCCGACAGCGATGGCTGGACCTACCACTACAACGAGAAGTACCTGAACCTCTCCGAGGAGCAGGTGCGGGTGGCTGCCGGCGGCACCGCCAAGGTCAGCTTCCCGGTGGAGTGGGGCCCCTACCGCGTGGAAGTGGAAGACCCGCAGACCGGCATCACCAGCAGCCTGCGCTTCTGGGCCGGCTACCGCTGGCAGGACAACGCCGAAGGCGGCGCGGTGCGCCCGGACCAGGTGAAGCTGGCCCTGGACAAGCCGGCCTACCAGGCGGGCGACACCGCGCAGGTCACCGTCACTCCGCCCAGCGCCGGTAGCGGCTACCTGCTGGTGGAGTCGTCCGACGGCCCGCTCTGGTGGCAGCCCATCGAGGTGCCGGCCGAGGGCAAGCGCTTCGACATTCCCCTGGCCAAGGACTGGGCGCGCCACGACCTGTACGTCAGCGCCCTGGTGATCCGCCCCGGCGAGCGCAAGGCCAACGTCACCCCCAAACGCGCCGTGGGCCTGCTGCACCTGCCGCTGGACCGCGCGCCGCGCAAGCTGGCCCTCAGCCTCAGTGCGCCGGAAAAAATGCGCCCCATGCAGCCGCTGAAGGTCCAGGTGCAGGCGAAGAACGCCGACGGCAGCGTGCCGAAGTCCGTCAACGTGCTGGTGGCGGCGGTGGATGTGGGCATCCTCAACATCACCCGCTTCGCCACGCCCGATCCCTTCGCCACGCTGTTCGGCCGCAAGGCCTATGGCGCCGACCAGCTGGATGTCTACGGTCAGTTGATCGAGGCCGGCCAGGGCCGCCTGGCGACCCTGGCCTTCGGTGGCGACGCCGCCCTGGCCGGCGGCGGCAAACGCCCGCAGACCAGCGTCACCATCGTTGCCCTGCAAAGCACGCCGGTGACCCTGGATGACCAGGGCCAGGGCGAAGTCAGCCTCGATATCCCCGAGTTCAATGGCGAGCTGCGCCTGATGGCCCAGGCCTGGACCGACGAGCGCTACGGCATGGCCGAGGCGAAGACAGTGGTAGCCGCGCCCCTGGTGGCGGAGCTGGCCGCGCCGCGCTTCCTCGCCGGTGGCGACGAGACCACCCTGGCGCTGGACCTGACCAACCTCTCCGGCAAGCCCCAGCGCCTGGACATCAATGTGGAAAGCGCCGGCCAACTTGACCTGACCCAGAGCGCCGGCGGCCAGACCGCGCCGGTGCAGCTTGCCGACGGCCAGCGCACCACCCTGCGCATCCCGGTGCGCGCGGTGGGCGGCTATGGCCAGGGCAGCTTCAAGGTGACAGTCAACGGCCTGGAACTGCCGGGGGAGAACCTGCCGCCCTTCAGCCGCGAATGGACCCTGGGCGTGCGCCCGGCCTATCCGGCCCAGCTCAAGCAGTTCCGTGCCGTGCTCAAGAGCGAGCCCTGGGACCTGCCGGCCGGGACCCTGGAGGCCTTCGAGCCCAATGGCCGCGAAGCCCTGCTGCAACTCTCCAGCCGGCCGCCGTTGAACCTCGGCGAGCAGATACGCGCGCTCAAGGCCTACCCCTACGGCTGTGCCGAGCAGACCACCAGCGGCCTGTATCCGTCGCTCTATGCCGACGCCGCATCGCTGCAGCGCCTGGGCCTGGAGGGCGAGCCCGACGAGGCACGGCGCAAGGCCATCGAGCTGGGTATCGAGCGCCTGTTGGGCATGCAGCGCTACAACGGCAGCTTCGGCCTGTGGAGTGCCGATGGCGAAGAGGAATACTGGCTGACCGCCTATGTCACCGATTTCCTCCTGCGCGCCCGCGACCAGGGCTTCGCCGTACCGCCGGAAGCCTTGAAGAAGGCCAGCGAGCGCCTGCTGCGCTATCTGCAGGAGCGCAGCCTGATCGAAGTCAGCTACAGCCAGAACGCCGACCACACGCGCTTCGCCGTGCAGGCCTATGCCGGCTACGTCCTGGCGCGCAGCCAGCAGGCGCCCCTGGGCGCCCTGCGCAGCCTCTGGGAACGTCGCGCCGATGCCCGCTCCGGCCTGCCGCTGGTGCAGCTGGCGGTGGCCTTCAAACTGATGGGCGATGCGCCCCGCGCCGACCAGGTCCTGGAGCTGGGGCTGCGGATTCCCCGCGAAAGCCGCGACTGGCTGGCCGACTACGGCAGCCCGCTGCGGGACCAGGCGCTGATCCTGGCGCTGCTGGAAGAGCACGACCTGGCCGCTGGTGTCCGCGAAGAACGCCTGTTCACGCTCTCCGACCTGCTGGCCGGCGAACGCTGGCTGTCGACCCAGGAGCGCAACGCCCTGTACCTGGCCGGTCGCGGCCTGCTGGGCAAGCCCGAGCCGAACTGGACCGCGCAACTGCGGGTGGGCGAACAGCACCGCGAGCTGAGCAACCAGCAGCCGGGCATCAAGCTGGATGCCGCCCTGCTCAGCGAACCCTTAAGCGTCATCGCCAGCAGCAGCGCGCCGATCTACCAGCAGCTGACCCTGTCCGGTTATCCGCTGGCCGCGCCTGCCGCCGGAGGCGAGAACCTGTCGATCCGCCGCGAATTCCTCGGCATGAATGGCCAGCGCCTCGACCTCAACGCCCTGGAGAGCGGCGAGCTGGTGCTGGTGCACCTGGCCATCGAGGCGAAGGAACGGGTGCCCGACGCCCTGGTGGTGGACCTGCTGCCGGCCGGCCTGGAACTGGAAAACCAGAACCTCGCCCAGAGCGCCGCCAGCCTGGACGACGCCAGCAGTGCCGTGAAGGAGTGGCAGAAGTCCATGCAGAACGCCGCCATCAAACACCAGGAGTTCCGTGACGACCGCTATGTGGCGGCCCTGGACGTGGGCGAGTACGGCGCCACCCACATTCTCTACCTGGCCCGCGCCGTGACCCCCGGCACCTACCGCGTGCCGCCGCCCACGGTGGAATCCATGTACCGGCCGAACTGGCAGGCCTTGGGCGAGGCGCCGGATAAGCTGGTGGTGAGGGGCAAGTAG
- a CDS encoding Na/Pi cotransporter family protein, translating into MLGTTLLINLAGAVALLLWGTHMIASGVLRGFGTSLRNWLGRHLGNRWLALLAGLGITGLLQSSTATSMMAASFTASGTLGLAPALAVMLGANVGSTLVVQLLSFDTALLAPLALLLGLVLFRLRDAPRLESIGQSLIGLGLMLLALMLLGQVLQQIEDSAVFTVVVRGLQGDPLLALLLAALLTWACHSSVAVVLLVAALVPTGLLTLPIALALVLGANLGGALPALGGARTPVARRLPLGNLLVRLLGCLLVLPWLTPLAERAAPFEAAAVVYFHMAFNLALALLVIGFTEPLAALLVRLLPETPQADEPGLPQYLDEAGLDVTNIGLVNATRESLRLADMAGLMLRRTTGLMEKPDNAAAGEIRSQDQALDRLSAAIRAYLADIGQDGMSDEDADRAQEILLFAINIEHIGDLVANSLLPLVMQRAGRGRVLSEFERDCVLPLQAAIEESLHLAIGVFLREDVAAAQRLMARKALLRRLEVNASREHFRRLREERGARVESGDLFQRLLRDYRRIHHHVTALAYPLLERQGSPGAPA; encoded by the coding sequence ATGTTGGGAACCACGCTCTTGATCAACCTGGCCGGCGCCGTGGCCCTGCTGCTGTGGGGGACGCACATGATCGCCAGCGGCGTGCTGCGCGGCTTCGGCACCAGCCTGCGCAACTGGCTCGGCCGTCACCTGGGCAACCGCTGGCTGGCCCTGCTGGCGGGGCTCGGAATCACCGGCCTGCTGCAGAGCAGTACCGCCACCAGCATGATGGCCGCTTCCTTCACCGCCAGCGGCACCCTGGGCTTGGCCCCGGCGCTGGCGGTCATGCTCGGCGCCAATGTCGGCAGCACCCTGGTGGTGCAGTTGCTCAGTTTCGATACCGCGTTGCTGGCGCCCCTGGCGTTGCTGCTGGGCCTGGTGCTGTTCCGCCTGCGCGATGCCCCGCGCCTGGAGAGCATCGGCCAGAGCCTGATCGGCCTCGGCCTGATGTTGCTGGCGCTGATGCTGCTCGGCCAGGTGTTGCAGCAGATCGAGGATTCCGCGGTGTTCACCGTGGTCGTACGTGGCCTGCAGGGCGATCCGCTGCTGGCCCTGCTGCTGGCCGCGCTGCTCACCTGGGCCTGCCATTCCAGCGTCGCCGTGGTGCTGCTGGTGGCTGCCCTGGTGCCCACCGGCCTGCTCACGTTGCCGATCGCCCTGGCCCTGGTGCTCGGCGCCAACCTCGGCGGTGCGTTGCCGGCCCTGGGTGGCGCGCGTACCCCCGTGGCCAGGCGCCTCCCCCTGGGCAACCTGCTGGTGCGACTGCTCGGCTGCCTGCTGGTGTTGCCCTGGCTGACGCCGTTGGCCGAGCGGGCGGCGCCGTTCGAGGCCGCCGCCGTCGTGTACTTCCATATGGCCTTCAACTTGGCCCTGGCGCTGCTGGTCATCGGCTTCACCGAGCCGCTCGCCGCCTTGCTGGTGCGGCTGCTCCCCGAGACGCCGCAAGCCGATGAACCGGGCCTGCCGCAGTATCTCGACGAAGCCGGGCTGGACGTGACCAACATCGGCCTGGTCAATGCCACCCGCGAGTCCTTGCGGCTGGCCGACATGGCCGGCCTGATGCTGCGCCGCACCACCGGCCTGATGGAGAAGCCCGACAACGCCGCCGCTGGCGAGATCCGCAGCCAGGACCAGGCCCTCGACCGACTGAGCGCCGCGATTCGCGCTTACCTGGCGGATATCGGCCAGGACGGCATGAGCGACGAGGACGCCGACCGCGCCCAGGAAATCCTCCTGTTCGCCATCAACATCGAGCACATCGGCGACCTGGTGGCCAACAGCCTGCTGCCGCTGGTGATGCAGCGGGCCGGGCGCGGCCGCGTGCTGTCCGAGTTCGAGCGGGACTGCGTGCTGCCGTTGCAGGCGGCCATCGAGGAAAGCCTGCACCTGGCCATCGGCGTGTTCCTGCGCGAGGACGTGGCGGCCGCGCAGCGCCTGATGGCGCGCAAGGCCTTGCTGCGGCGCCTGGAGGTCAACGCCAGCCGCGAGCACTTCCGGCGCTTGCGCGAGGAGCGCGGGGCCAGGGTCGAATCCGGCGATCTGTTCCAGCGCCTGCTACGGGATTACCGGCGCATCCACCACCACGTCACCGCGCTGGCCTATCCGCTGCTCGAGCGCCAGGGTTCGCCCGGCGCCCCGGCCTAG
- the mgtA gene encoding magnesium-translocating P-type ATPase encodes MSVATKQDTRLEAERRNDKLSMRAAREAQNSLETTLFNVRSRQDGLDLAEAQARLQQDGPNEVAHDRPPHALLQLLKAFNNPFIYVLMTLSVISFFTDFWLPLRDGEETDLTGVTIVLCMVLGSGLMRFWQEYRSAKAAEALKAMVRTTATVLRRDKPGMRGELREIPMGELVVGDILRLSAGDMIPADIRLIESRDLFISQAVLTGEALPVEKYDTLGAVREKSAERVAVDQHDLLELPNICFMGTNVVSGTATAVVVATGARTYFGSLARSIVGSRAQTSFDRGVNSVSWLLIRFMLVMVPVVLLINGFTKGDWAEAFMFALAVAVGLTPEMLPMIVSANLAKGAVAMVRRKVVVKRLNAIQNFGAMDVLCTDKTGTLTQDRIILEHHLDLAGQRCEQVLQLAWLNSHHQSGMKNLMDRAVVRFAEENPRFSAPGSWRKVDELPFDFVRRRLSVILQDRQGHHLLVCKGAVEEMLEIATRVRQDGVAVALDESQRAALLEQAGELNRDGFRVLLVGTRELLPSEARKQYSGSDERELVIEGLLTFLDPPKETAGPAIAALRGNGVAVKVLTGDNPVVTAKICREVGLEVGEPLLGRDIDHMDDGVLGRLVEERTVFAKLTPLQKSRVLKALQNNGHTVGFLGDGINDAPALRDADVGISVDGATDIAKESADIILLEKSLMVLEEGVIKGRETFGNIMKYLNMTASSNFGNVFSVLVASAFIPFLPMLAIHLLLQNLMYDISQLSLPWDKMDKEFLAKPRKWDAKNIGRFMLWIGPTSSIFDITTFALMWFVFAANSPEMQALFQSGWFIEGLLSQTLVVHMLRTRKIPFIQSTAALPVMLMTGLVMVLGIYIPFSPLGSMVGLVPLPWAYFPWLVGTLLCYCVTAQLMKTIYIRRFGQWY; translated from the coding sequence ATGAGCGTAGCGACCAAGCAAGACACCCGGCTCGAAGCCGAACGCCGTAACGACAAGCTGTCCATGCGTGCCGCCCGCGAGGCGCAGAACAGCCTGGAAACCACCCTCTTCAATGTGCGCAGCCGCCAGGACGGCCTCGACCTGGCCGAGGCCCAGGCACGCCTGCAGCAGGACGGCCCCAACGAGGTAGCGCACGACCGGCCGCCCCACGCGCTGCTGCAATTGCTGAAGGCCTTCAACAACCCCTTCATCTACGTGTTGATGACGCTGTCGGTGATCAGCTTCTTCACCGACTTCTGGCTGCCGCTGCGAGACGGCGAGGAAACCGATCTGACCGGCGTGACCATCGTCCTCTGCATGGTCCTGGGCAGTGGCCTGATGCGCTTCTGGCAGGAGTACCGCTCGGCCAAGGCCGCCGAGGCGCTCAAGGCCATGGTGCGCACCACCGCCACGGTGCTGCGCCGCGACAAACCGGGCATGCGCGGCGAACTGCGCGAGATTCCCATGGGCGAGCTGGTGGTCGGCGACATCCTGCGCCTGTCGGCCGGCGACATGATCCCGGCCGACATCCGCCTGATCGAATCCCGCGACCTGTTCATCAGCCAGGCCGTGCTCACCGGCGAAGCCTTGCCGGTGGAGAAGTACGACACCCTCGGCGCGGTGCGGGAGAAGTCCGCCGAGCGGGTGGCCGTCGACCAGCACGACCTGCTGGAACTGCCGAACATCTGCTTCATGGGCACCAACGTGGTCAGCGGCACCGCCACCGCCGTGGTGGTGGCCACCGGCGCGCGCACCTACTTCGGCTCGCTGGCCCGCTCCATCGTCGGTTCGCGGGCGCAGACTTCCTTCGATCGTGGGGTGAACAGCGTCAGCTGGCTGCTGATCCGCTTCATGCTGGTGATGGTGCCGGTGGTGCTGCTGATCAACGGCTTCACCAAGGGCGACTGGGCCGAGGCCTTCATGTTCGCCCTGGCGGTGGCGGTGGGGCTGACCCCGGAAATGCTGCCGATGATCGTCAGCGCCAACCTGGCCAAGGGCGCGGTGGCGATGGTCAGGCGCAAGGTGGTGGTCAAGCGTCTCAACGCCATCCAGAACTTCGGCGCCATGGACGTGCTGTGCACCGACAAGACCGGCACCCTGACCCAGGACCGGATCATCCTCGAGCACCATCTCGACCTTGCCGGCCAGCGTTGCGAGCAGGTACTGCAACTGGCCTGGCTGAACAGCCACCACCAGTCCGGCATGAAGAACCTGATGGACCGCGCCGTGGTGCGCTTCGCCGAGGAGAATCCGCGCTTCAGCGCCCCCGGGTCATGGCGCAAGGTCGACGAGCTGCCCTTCGACTTCGTCCGCCGCCGGCTGTCGGTGATCCTCCAGGACCGCCAAGGCCATCACCTGCTGGTGTGCAAGGGCGCGGTGGAGGAAATGCTCGAAATCGCCACCCGCGTGCGTCAGGACGGCGTCGCCGTGGCGCTCGACGAGAGCCAGCGCGCGGCGCTGCTGGAGCAGGCCGGGGAGTTGAACCGCGACGGCTTCCGCGTGCTGCTGGTGGGCACCCGCGAGCTGTTGCCGAGCGAGGCGCGCAAGCAATACAGCGGCAGCGACGAGCGCGAGCTGGTCATCGAAGGCCTGCTCACCTTCCTCGATCCGCCGAAGGAAACCGCCGGCCCGGCCATCGCCGCCCTGCGCGGCAACGGCGTGGCGGTGAAGGTGCTGACCGGCGACAACCCGGTGGTCACCGCGAAGATCTGCCGCGAGGTGGGGCTGGAGGTCGGCGAGCCGCTGCTGGGCCGCGATATCGACCACATGGACGACGGCGTGCTCGGCCGCCTGGTGGAGGAACGCACGGTATTCGCCAAGCTCACCCCGCTGCAGAAGTCGCGGGTGCTCAAGGCGCTGCAGAACAACGGCCATACCGTGGGCTTCCTCGGCGACGGCATCAACGACGCCCCGGCATTGCGCGATGCCGATGTCGGCATATCGGTGGACGGCGCCACCGATATCGCCAAGGAATCGGCCGACATCATCCTCCTGGAAAAGAGCCTGATGGTGCTGGAGGAGGGCGTGATCAAGGGCCGCGAGACCTTCGGCAACATCATGAAGTACCTGAACATGACCGCCAGCTCCAACTTCGGCAACGTGTTCTCGGTCCTGGTCGCCAGCGCCTTCATCCCCTTCCTGCCGATGCTTGCGATCCACCTGCTACTGCAGAACCTGATGTACGACATCTCCCAGCTGTCGCTGCCCTGGGACAAGATGGACAAGGAGTTCCTCGCCAAGCCGCGCAAGTGGGACGCGAAGAACATCGGCCGCTTCATGCTCTGGATCGGCCCCACCTCGTCCATCTTCGACATCACCACCTTCGCCCTGATGTGGTTCGTGTTCGCCGCCAACAGCCCCGAGATGCAGGCGTTGTTCCAGTCCGGCTGGTTCATCGAGGGCCTCCTCTCGCAGACGCTGGTGGTGCACATGCTGCGCACCCGCAAGATCCCCTTCATCCAGAGCACCGCGGCCTTGCCGGTGATGCTGATGACCGGGCTGGTGATGGTGCTGGGTATCTACATCCCCTTCTCGCCGCTGGGCTCCATGGTCGGCCTGGTGCCGCTGCCCTGGGCGTACTTCCCCTGGCTGGTGGGCACGTTGCTCTGCTACTGCGTCACCGCCCAATTGATGAAGACGATCTACATCCGCCGCTTCGGCCAGTGGTACTGA